The following proteins come from a genomic window of Pseudomonas putida:
- the sucC gene encoding ADP-forming succinate--CoA ligase subunit beta — protein MNLHEYQGKQLFAEYGLPVSKGFAVDTPEQAAEACDKIGGSEWVVKAQVHAGGRGKAGGVKLVRSKEDAKAFAAQWLGKNLVTYQTDANGQPVSKILVESCTDIAKELYLGAVVDRSSRRIVFMASTEGGVDIEKVAHETPEKILKATIDPLVGAQPFQGRELAFQLGLEGKQVQQFAKIFVGLAKLFKDHDLALLEVNPLVIKADGDLHCLDAKINIDANAMYRQPKLKTFHDPSQDDAREAHAAKFELNYVALEGNIGCMVNGAGLAMGTMDIVNLHGGKPANFLDVGGGATKERVTEAFKIILSDSNVAAVLVNIFGGIVRCDMIAEGIIGAVKEVGVKVPVVVRLEGNNAELGAKVLAESGLNIIAATSLTDAAQQVVKAAEGK, from the coding sequence ATGAATCTTCACGAGTATCAGGGTAAGCAGCTGTTCGCTGAGTACGGCCTGCCAGTTTCCAAGGGTTTCGCTGTCGATACCCCTGAGCAAGCTGCAGAAGCCTGCGACAAGATCGGCGGTTCCGAGTGGGTTGTCAAAGCCCAGGTCCACGCTGGTGGTCGCGGTAAAGCGGGCGGCGTCAAGCTGGTTCGCAGCAAGGAAGACGCCAAGGCGTTCGCTGCACAGTGGTTGGGCAAGAATCTGGTTACCTACCAGACTGATGCCAACGGTCAACCCGTCTCCAAGATTCTGGTCGAATCCTGCACTGACATCGCCAAAGAGCTGTACCTGGGCGCTGTAGTGGATCGTTCGAGCCGCCGTATCGTGTTCATGGCGTCCACCGAAGGTGGCGTGGACATCGAGAAAGTCGCTCACGAAACGCCTGAGAAGATCCTCAAGGCTACCATCGACCCGCTGGTCGGCGCTCAGCCGTTCCAGGGTCGTGAACTGGCATTCCAGCTGGGCCTGGAAGGTAAGCAGGTTCAACAGTTCGCCAAGATCTTCGTTGGCCTGGCCAAGCTGTTCAAGGATCACGATCTGGCCCTGCTGGAAGTGAACCCGCTGGTGATCAAGGCCGACGGCGACCTGCACTGCCTCGATGCCAAGATCAACATCGACGCCAACGCCATGTACCGTCAGCCCAAGCTGAAGACCTTCCACGACCCGTCGCAGGACGACGCTCGTGAAGCCCACGCTGCCAAGTTCGAACTGAACTACGTTGCCCTGGAAGGCAACATCGGCTGCATGGTCAACGGTGCCGGCCTGGCCATGGGTACCATGGACATCGTCAACCTGCACGGCGGCAAGCCAGCCAACTTCCTCGACGTAGGCGGCGGTGCTACCAAAGAGCGCGTTACCGAAGCGTTCAAGATCATTCTGTCCGACAGCAATGTCGCGGCCGTACTGGTCAACATCTTCGGCGGCATCGTTCGCTGCGACATGATTGCCGAAGGCATCATCGGTGCAGTGAAAGAAGTCGGCGTCAAGGTTCCGGTCGTCGTTCGCCTTGAAGGCAACAACGCCGAACTGGGCGCAAAAGTACTGGCAGAAAGCGGTTTGAACATCATTGCGGCAACCAGCCTGACCGACGCTGCTCAACAAGTTGTCAAAGCTGCGGAGGGCAAGTAA
- the lpdA gene encoding dihydrolipoyl dehydrogenase, giving the protein MTQKFDVVVIGAGPGGYVAAIKAAQLGLKTACIEKYTDAEGKLALGGTCLNVGCIPSKALLDSSWKYKEAKESFNVHGISTGEVKMDVAAMVGRKAGIVKNLTGGVATLFKANGVTSIQGHGKLLAGKKVEVTKADGTTEIIEAENVILASGSRPIDIPPAPVDQNVIVDSTGALEFQAVPKRLGVIGAGVIGLELGSVWARLGAEVTVLEALDTFLMAADTAVSKEAQKTLTKQGLDIKLGARVTGSKVNGNEVEVTYTNAEGEQKITFDKLIVAVGRRPVTTDLLASDSGVNIDERGYIFVDDHCATSVPGVYAIGDVVRGMMLAHKASEEGIMVVERIKGHKAQMNYDLIPSVIYTHPEIAWVGKTEQALKAEGVEVNVGTFPFAASGRAMAANDTGGFVKVIADAKTDRVLGVHVIGPSAAELVQQGAIAMEFGTSAEDLGMMVFSHPTLSEALHEAALAVNGGAIHVANRKKR; this is encoded by the coding sequence ATGACCCAGAAATTCGACGTAGTGGTGATTGGTGCAGGTCCTGGCGGTTATGTGGCTGCCATCAAGGCTGCCCAACTTGGTCTGAAGACTGCCTGTATCGAGAAGTACACCGACGCCGAGGGCAAGCTGGCCCTGGGTGGCACCTGCCTGAACGTAGGTTGCATTCCGTCCAAGGCGCTGCTGGACAGCTCCTGGAAGTACAAGGAAGCCAAAGAGAGCTTCAACGTCCACGGCATCTCCACTGGCGAAGTGAAGATGGACGTGGCCGCGATGGTTGGTCGCAAGGCTGGCATCGTCAAGAACCTGACCGGTGGCGTTGCCACCCTGTTCAAGGCCAATGGCGTCACTTCGATCCAGGGCCACGGCAAACTGCTGGCTGGCAAGAAAGTCGAAGTCACCAAGGCTGATGGCACCACTGAAATCATCGAAGCCGAGAACGTGATCCTGGCCTCCGGCTCGCGTCCGATCGACATTCCGCCGGCTCCGGTCGACCAGAACGTCATCGTCGACTCCACCGGCGCCCTGGAATTCCAAGCGGTTCCCAAGCGCCTGGGCGTGATCGGTGCCGGCGTCATCGGCCTGGAACTTGGCTCGGTGTGGGCTCGCCTGGGTGCTGAAGTCACCGTCCTGGAAGCCCTGGACACCTTCCTGATGGCTGCTGACACCGCAGTCTCGAAAGAAGCCCAGAAGACCCTGACCAAGCAAGGCCTGGATATCAAGCTGGGTGCTCGCGTCACTGGCTCGAAAGTCAATGGCAACGAAGTCGAAGTGACCTACACCAACGCCGAAGGCGAGCAGAAGATCACCTTCGACAAGCTGATCGTCGCGGTCGGCCGTCGCCCGGTGACCACCGACCTGCTGGCCTCCGACAGCGGCGTGAACATCGACGAGCGTGGCTACATCTTCGTTGACGATCACTGCGCTACCAGCGTTCCGGGCGTCTATGCCATCGGTGACGTTGTCCGCGGCATGATGCTGGCGCACAAGGCCTCGGAAGAGGGCATCATGGTCGTCGAGCGCATCAAGGGCCACAAAGCCCAGATGAACTACGACCTGATCCCTTCGGTTATCTACACCCACCCGGAAATCGCGTGGGTCGGCAAGACCGAACAAGCCTTGAAGGCCGAGGGTGTTGAGGTTAACGTAGGCACCTTCCCGTTCGCGGCCAGCGGCCGTGCGATGGCGGCCAACGACACCGGTGGTTTCGTCAAGGTCATCGCTGATGCCAAGACCGACCGCGTACTGGGTGTACACGTGATTGGCCCGTCGGCTGCCGAACTGGTTCAGCAGGGCGCGATCGCAATGGAATTCGGCACCAGTGCCGAGGATCTGGGCATGATGGTCTTCAGCCATCCAACCCTGTCCGAAGCGTTGCATGAAGCAGCGCTGGCAGTGAATGGCGGCGCCATTCACGTGGCCAACCGTAAGAAGCGTTAA
- the odhB gene encoding 2-oxoglutarate dehydrogenase complex dihydrolipoyllysine-residue succinyltransferase, with protein MAIEIKAPTFPESVADGTVATWHKKPGEAVKRDELIVDIETDKVVLEVLATADGVMGDIVKGEGDTVLSDEVLGSIVEGGAAAAAPAAAPAAAAADAGEDDPVAAPAARKLAEENGIDLATVAGTGKGGRVTKEDVVAAVANKKSAPAAAPAAKPAAAAPVVTAAGDRTEKRVPMTRLRAKIAERLVEAQSNMAMLTTFNEVDMTEVMALRSKYKDLFEKTHNGVRLGFMSFFVKAATEALKRFPAVNASIDGNDIVYHGFADVGVAVSSDRGLVVPVLRNAESMSLAEIENGIATFGKKARDGKLSIEEMTGGTFTITNGGTFGSMMSTPIVNPPQAAILGMHNIIQRPMAINGQVVIRPMMYLALSYDHRLIDGKEAVTFLVTIKNLLEDPSRLLLDI; from the coding sequence ATGGCTATCGAGATCAAAGCCCCAACCTTCCCGGAATCGGTTGCCGATGGCACCGTTGCCACCTGGCACAAGAAGCCGGGCGAAGCCGTCAAGCGTGACGAGCTGATCGTCGACATCGAGACCGACAAAGTCGTTCTGGAAGTACTGGCTACCGCCGATGGCGTGATGGGCGACATCGTCAAGGGCGAGGGCGATACCGTCCTGTCCGACGAAGTGCTGGGTTCGATCGTGGAAGGTGGTGCTGCTGCCGCCGCGCCTGCTGCCGCTCCGGCCGCCGCCGCCGCCGATGCTGGCGAAGACGACCCGGTTGCCGCTCCGGCCGCGCGCAAGCTGGCTGAAGAGAACGGCATCGACCTGGCTACCGTTGCCGGTACCGGCAAAGGTGGCCGCGTCACCAAGGAAGACGTGGTTGCTGCAGTTGCCAACAAGAAGTCCGCACCTGCCGCTGCTCCGGCTGCCAAGCCTGCCGCTGCCGCCCCAGTTGTGACCGCCGCTGGCGATCGCACCGAGAAGCGTGTGCCGATGACCCGCCTGCGTGCCAAGATCGCCGAGCGTCTGGTCGAAGCCCAGTCCAACATGGCGATGCTGACCACCTTCAACGAAGTCGACATGACCGAAGTGATGGCCCTGCGTTCGAAGTACAAGGACCTGTTCGAGAAGACCCACAACGGCGTGCGCCTGGGCTTCATGTCGTTCTTCGTCAAGGCTGCTACCGAAGCGCTGAAGCGTTTCCCGGCAGTCAACGCTTCGATCGACGGCAACGACATCGTCTACCACGGTTTTGCCGACGTCGGCGTTGCCGTCTCCAGCGACCGTGGCCTGGTGGTGCCAGTACTGCGCAACGCCGAATCGATGAGCCTGGCTGAAATCGAGAACGGCATCGCCACCTTCGGCAAGAAGGCCCGTGACGGCAAGCTGTCGATCGAAGAAATGACCGGCGGCACTTTCACCATCACCAACGGTGGTACCTTCGGCTCGATGATGTCGACCCCGATCGTCAACCCGCCGCAGGCCGCCATCCTCGGCATGCACAACATCATCCAGCGTCCGATGGCCATCAACGGCCAAGTGGTAATCCGCCCGATGATGTACCTGGCGCTGTCGTACGATCACCGCCTGATCGACGGCAAGGAAGCGGTAACCTTCCTGGTCACCATCAAGAACCTGCTGGAAGATCCGTCCCGCCTGCTGCTGGACATCTAA